Genomic DNA from Telopea speciosissima isolate NSW1024214 ecotype Mountain lineage chromosome 2, Tspe_v1, whole genome shotgun sequence:
TATTGGGGAAGATATATTCGACAAGTATGTCTATCCAGGTGGTCTGGATTTCGTATgcttaaagaaaaagaagcctACAGTTTCTACCCGATCTGGTGGAGATTCCATTGGTCAGTCATCAGGTGATAGTCTCATACCTGGTCTGTATGATGACATGGCAATGGATGTTCTTACTTGGGCAAGTAGATCAGATTACCCAAATCTTGCATGTGTAAATAAAAAGCTTAATGCATTGATTGCAACTGGGGTTCTTTACAAATTGAGGCGGCAGATGGGTGTCATTGAACAGTGGGTTTATCTAGCTTGTAGTAATATGCCTTGGGAAGCTTTTGATCCTGCAAGGCATAGGTGGATGAGATTACCTAGAATGCCATGTGATGATTGCTTCACGTATGCAGACAAGGAATCTCTTGCTGTAGGAACTGAGCTGCTCGTCTTTGGTCGGGAATTATCAGGATTTGCAATTTGGATGTACAGTTTGCTTAATCAACAATGGTCTAGATGCCCCTTAATGAACCTACCCCGttgtttgtttggttcaagTAGCTCTGCAGAAATTGCTATTGTTGCTGGAGGAAGTGACAAGAGTGGCTGTATTTTGAAATCTGCTGAGCTTTACAATTGCGAACTGGGTGCTTGGGAAAGTTTGCCAGATATGAACTTGCCTCGTAAACTTTGTTCAGGCTTCTTTATGGATGGAAAATTCTATGTTATTGGAGGCATTTCTAGCCAATCTGATCGTTTAACTTGTGGAGAAGAGTATAATATGGAGACGAGGACATGGAGGAGGATAAATGACATGATCCCTGGTTGGAGTGGACCTATGCAGTCTCCTCCTCTGGTGGCGGTTGTTAATAATCAGCTTTATGCTGCTGATCTAACTACAAATGAGGTGAAGAAATATGATAAAACCAATAATACATGGAATGTTGTTAAGAGGTTGCCAGTTAGGGCTGACTCTAACAATGGTTGGGGTTTAGCATTCAAAGCATGTGGTGGCAAGTTGCTTTTGGTTGGTGGACGTAGAGGGACTGATGGTGAAGTTATTGTGCTGCACTCTTGGTGTCCAGAGGATGGGAACGGGGGAGGACTACAGTGGGACGTGCTTTCCATCAGAGAGCGAGCAGGTGGGTTTGTGTACAACTGTGCAGTAATGGGTTGTTAGTGCTTGTATCACTATCTTCTGAGTTGGATCTAAACCCTCTAGTCGAGAAACTCAGATGCTTCTTCTCTCTGTGGCAACTCGATGTTGTCTGggtgttatttattttttttacctcCGAAAATTTGATGTTGATAttatatgtttttatttctgGTTCTCTGGTGCCCATCATTCATTGACTCTATGAATATTTTTTAATCAGAGAGTAGGGCACTAAATTAACATGGAggcttctttccttttctttcataTTTCTCATTAAGTTAAAGCATGTAAGGTCTATATCCTTGAGGAAGTTTTTGGGTTGTCTGATTGTGGTATGATGTTTTTTCATGCTAGTAGTAGTTGTTACTGTTTTGAAATCCTCATCCATATGTGATGATTGTCATTTTTATGGATTTATTTCATTGTCCTGTCTTGTGCATTCATTTTAAGTTTCTTGGAAACACTGATTTCCTGCCTTTTATTTTAATAAGCAAGATAGAGGCTAAATTATAATATCAATCTGTTAAACTggatttgatgatattttaaAATTAGTAATATGTCATTTCTTATATGGATATTTTGGAAGTGGTAGTATTTCATTTGTCACAAACGCATATACTGCTTTGGTCACAGAGATTGCATCCTTTGATGCTTCAAATGAGTGACAATAGATCAGATCccaaaactgaaattaaaaaggaaagagacTCTTGTACAAGTAAGGTTTAGGATTTAAGTAGTCATTCTGACAAGCAATGTTCTTCATTGAGATTAGTGGAGGAAATTCCATTTCCTGAATAGGAAAATCTTTTTAGATGGTAAATGTTAGTTAGGGTGTGTCAAGTTGTATAGTTGTGTGTAATCTGAATATCCTGCTATAATGGGACGATTTGCCGAGTATGTCCTATCTGACCAGTAGTTTTGCATTTCCTTGATTGCAAATCATAGAGGAGGACCAGGATGTCATGTCAAATTAATGGAGAGATCCTTCTTGAGTGGCATAGTAGAAAGCAAGAAATTATAAACACATAACAATGAGTTATAAAAAGTATCATGTGATCATATGAGACCAGAGCACAGTGATTTCATTTACATTTAGTGTTAATTTTGTATAATGTGTTTGGGGGTAGGATGTCTAGTGTCAATCCTCCACCATTCTGTTGATGTGGTACTTGGAAGTAACCAGTAAGATCCAAACCACCATGCTATTGCTGTGGTACTTGGAAGTAACCAGTAAGATGTCTTAAGTATATGCTGAGTGAAGCGTGAGCATGGGTTACTAGTATGATCTGTCAAACTACGGCAATTAAAACATCTGCTGCTTTTGTAAACCTACTTCACAATCTTCAAGACTTTGTAAAGTAAAATTTCAACCCAATATCCATGAAATTATGAGAGACGTGGCATAAACTTCCCCACAAATTCACAACCACCATCCTTGTGAGCAAGTAATCCTTGCAATTATTGATcctaattgattttttttatttttttgttttttgtttttgttgttctttAGAATTCTAAGAGGAACTTAATTGCTCGCAATGTCCTAAATTTAGTGGTAAATATTTGTGCTTCTGAAATTCTTAGGACAATCCAATAGGAAATATGTTAATGACACTAGCTGTATGTATTAAAGTGAATCTATTGTTCATCTCAGGCTATTAATTTGTTGCCTCTTGCTAGCATTATGCATgttatattttttaatctttgaaATTCTTTATCAGATCACACAGCACCCTTCCGTTTCACTGTTTATCTTTTCGTTGTTTCCTTTTGCAAACTGTTCATATGTAAACCTTTATTCTTAAAACTTGAAGCCCAAAGCATGTACTGTTGCTCTTTC
This window encodes:
- the LOC122651781 gene encoding F-box/kelch-repeat protein At5g60570-like isoform X1 translates to MVCRYTLEEQKRKETPICKSPAMVGAQGCVISELSSSFNPNSRSFLKNRLLIACMLKNLMDIGEDIFDKYVYPGGLDFVCLKKKKPTVSTRSGGDSIGQSSGDSLIPGLYDDMAMDVLTWASRSDYPNLACVNKKLNALIATGVLYKLRRQMGVIEQWVYLACSNMPWEAFDPARHRWMRLPRMPCDDCFTYADKESLAVGTELLVFGRELSGFAIWMYSLLNQQWSRCPLMNLPRCLFGSSSSAEIAIVAGGSDKSGCILKSAELYNCELGAWESLPDMNLPRKLCSGFFMDGKFYVIGGISSQSDRLTCGEEYNMETRTWRRINDMIPGWSGPMQSPPLVAVVNNQLYAADLTTNEVKKYDKTNNTWNVVKRLPVRADSNNGWGLAFKACGGKLLLVGGRRGTDGEVIVLHSWCPEDGNGGGLQWDVLSIRERAGGFVYNCAVMGC
- the LOC122651781 gene encoding F-box/kelch-repeat protein At5g60570-like isoform X2 yields the protein MVGAQGCVISELSSSFNPNSRSFLKNRLLIACMLKNLMDIGEDIFDKYVYPGGLDFVCLKKKKPTVSTRSGGDSIGQSSGDSLIPGLYDDMAMDVLTWASRSDYPNLACVNKKLNALIATGVLYKLRRQMGVIEQWVYLACSNMPWEAFDPARHRWMRLPRMPCDDCFTYADKESLAVGTELLVFGRELSGFAIWMYSLLNQQWSRCPLMNLPRCLFGSSSSAEIAIVAGGSDKSGCILKSAELYNCELGAWESLPDMNLPRKLCSGFFMDGKFYVIGGISSQSDRLTCGEEYNMETRTWRRINDMIPGWSGPMQSPPLVAVVNNQLYAADLTTNEVKKYDKTNNTWNVVKRLPVRADSNNGWGLAFKACGGKLLLVGGRRGTDGEVIVLHSWCPEDGNGGGLQWDVLSIRERAGGFVYNCAVMGC